A region of Malaciobacter marinus DNA encodes the following proteins:
- the selA gene encoding L-seryl-tRNA(Sec) selenium transferase, producing the protein MDLLKSIPKVDKFIKNKTFENYSIKLITKIAKEQINQLREDILSNKTNNFNEEQLIENTINEYEKITKPSLQNLINATGIIVHTNLGRSLISQESFDKVKKVASSYNNLEYDLQAGKRGERYSHIVKALQNLTACEDAIVVNNNASAVFLILNTFSKNKETVVSRGELVEIGGSFRVPEVMTQSGAILKEIGTTNKTHKKDYENAINENTSILMKVHKSNYSIEGFTSEVELKDIIEVANKNNVIDYFDMGSGHMIDLPYNLDSKEPSILKIMENNPSLLSFSGDKLLGSVQAGVIIGKKELIEKIKKNQLLRMLRVDKITLCLLEEHLNSYLKDELNNIPTLKMLHTSIDELKKRATYVKNSLEDICKCEVINTQTLIGGGTTPNKKIPSIAITIEYKDYKPNKIEKLLRENGVISRIENEKVLFDFRSIQECELDEIIAIVRKVFK; encoded by the coding sequence ATGGATTTACTAAAATCAATTCCGAAAGTTGATAAGTTTATCAAAAACAAAACTTTCGAGAATTATTCTATAAAACTTATAACAAAAATTGCAAAAGAGCAAATAAACCAATTAAGAGAAGATATACTTTCAAATAAAACTAACAATTTCAATGAAGAACAGTTAATAGAAAATACAATCAATGAATATGAAAAAATAACAAAACCTTCACTTCAAAACCTGATAAATGCAACAGGTATTATTGTACATACAAATTTAGGAAGAAGCCTAATAAGTCAAGAAAGTTTTGATAAAGTAAAAAAAGTTGCAAGCTCTTACAATAACTTAGAGTATGATTTACAAGCTGGTAAAAGAGGTGAAAGATACTCTCATATAGTAAAAGCATTACAAAATCTTACAGCTTGTGAAGATGCAATTGTTGTAAACAATAATGCAAGTGCAGTTTTTTTGATATTAAATACTTTTTCAAAAAATAAAGAAACTGTTGTAAGCAGAGGTGAACTTGTTGAAATTGGTGGGAGTTTTAGAGTTCCTGAAGTTATGACTCAAAGTGGAGCAATATTAAAAGAAATAGGAACTACAAATAAAACTCACAAAAAAGATTATGAAAATGCAATAAATGAAAACACTTCAATTCTTATGAAAGTTCACAAATCAAACTATTCAATTGAGGGCTTTACAAGTGAAGTTGAATTAAAAGATATTATTGAAGTTGCAAATAAAAACAATGTAATTGATTATTTTGATATGGGTAGCGGTCATATGATTGACTTACCATATAATCTTGACTCAAAAGAGCCATCAATTTTAAAGATTATGGAAAATAATCCTTCACTTTTAAGTTTTTCAGGAGATAAACTTCTAGGAAGTGTACAAGCTGGTGTAATAATTGGTAAAAAAGAACTTATTGAAAAAATTAAAAAAAATCAACTATTAAGAATGTTAAGGGTTGATAAAATAACTCTATGTTTATTAGAAGAGCATTTAAACTCTTACTTAAAAGATGAATTAAATAATATCCCTACTTTAAAGATGCTTCATACTTCAATAGATGAGCTAAAAAAAAGAGCAACTTATGTAAAAAACTCTTTAGAAGATATTTGTAAATGTGAAGTAATAAATACTCAAACACTAATAGGAGGAGGAACTACACCAAATAAAAAAATTCCTTCTATTGCAATTACAATTGAATATAAAGATTATAAACCAAACAAAATAGAAAAACTTTTAAGAGAAAATGGAGTAATTTCAAGAATTGAAAATGAAAAAGTTTTATTTGATTTTAGAAGTATTCAAGAGTGTGAATTAGATGAGATTATAGCAATAGTAAGAAAGGTTTTTAAATGA
- the selB gene encoding selenocysteine-specific translation elongation factor gives MSNIIIGTAGHIDHGKTSLIKALNGYEGDETKEEKQRGITIDLSFSNLKRAQQNIAFIDVPGHEKLVKNMIAGAFSFDCVMLVVAANEGIMPQTVEHIEIMSLLGVKELIVAITKKDLVLKEDLELQKNRIKNFLEDFDFDLKFISCVSTHDEKSIESLKEKLFTLKNTNKTQENFFRYYVDRVFSVKGIGTVVTGTVLGNKCELDEKVFIPHLNKETRIKNIQVHNQNAIEANISNRTALNLQNIKAVDLKRGDLISKKGFLRGFDTLDISFKCLKGKQLHHNRTYSLFIGSKKVEVKVLLFDSIASLESGFATIKAKEPFFSIYKEKIILRESNHTIAGGIVLNCVNDPMKKSQKKFLLKSLDEADYKQSYKILLDAHKKGLGLISSAQRFALSHDQAVEFGKNLENVFCDEKELVIYPIETKEYIKKQIKDIYTKNKYALLSNAAIKLRIKWASSSFIQSVLDELEEEKFLVKERSLYKNANIKEDFSKNLEDIVSKRLEEENLSPTAPYNIYDDLDIDRKLGDTILKSLCSKKQVFRMQHNLFIHANSLTKIVQEMKNIIKEDGYIDIKNFKERYPLSRKYLIAYLDYLDNFSQIKKVDNKRVFLSEFV, from the coding sequence ATGAGTAATATTATAATAGGAACAGCTGGACATATTGACCATGGTAAAACTTCGCTTATTAAAGCACTAAATGGTTATGAAGGTGATGAAACAAAAGAAGAGAAACAAAGAGGTATTACAATTGACTTATCTTTTTCAAATTTAAAAAGAGCACAACAAAATATTGCATTTATTGATGTTCCAGGTCATGAAAAACTTGTAAAAAATATGATTGCAGGAGCTTTCTCTTTTGATTGTGTTATGCTTGTAGTTGCTGCTAATGAAGGTATTATGCCACAAACAGTTGAACACATAGAGATTATGAGTTTACTTGGGGTAAAAGAGTTAATTGTAGCAATAACTAAAAAAGATTTAGTTTTAAAAGAAGATTTAGAATTACAAAAAAATAGAATCAAAAATTTTTTAGAAGATTTTGATTTTGATTTAAAGTTTATATCTTGTGTTTCAACACATGATGAAAAATCAATTGAGTCATTAAAAGAGAAACTATTTACTTTAAAAAATACAAATAAAACTCAAGAAAACTTTTTTAGATACTATGTAGATAGGGTTTTTTCAGTAAAAGGTATTGGTACAGTTGTAACAGGAACAGTTTTAGGGAATAAATGTGAACTTGATGAAAAAGTTTTTATTCCACACCTAAATAAAGAAACAAGAATAAAAAATATTCAAGTGCACAATCAAAATGCAATTGAAGCAAATATTTCAAATCGTACAGCATTAAACCTTCAAAATATAAAAGCTGTAGATTTAAAAAGAGGTGATTTAATCTCTAAAAAAGGTTTCTTAAGAGGTTTTGATACTTTAGATATTAGTTTTAAATGCTTAAAAGGAAAGCAACTTCATCATAATAGAACTTACTCTTTATTTATAGGTTCAAAAAAAGTTGAAGTTAAAGTTTTACTATTTGATTCAATTGCTAGTTTAGAAAGTGGCTTTGCAACAATAAAAGCAAAAGAACCTTTTTTTAGTATTTATAAAGAAAAAATTATATTAAGAGAATCAAATCATACTATTGCAGGTGGTATTGTATTAAACTGCGTAAATGATCCCATGAAAAAATCACAAAAGAAATTTCTTTTAAAATCTTTAGATGAAGCTGATTATAAGCAATCATACAAAATATTACTAGATGCTCATAAAAAAGGTTTAGGATTAATCTCATCAGCACAAAGATTTGCACTAAGCCATGATCAAGCAGTAGAGTTTGGTAAAAATTTAGAAAATGTATTTTGCGATGAAAAAGAATTAGTTATTTATCCAATAGAAACAAAAGAGTATATAAAAAAACAAATAAAAGATATTTATACTAAAAATAAATATGCTTTGCTTTCAAATGCTGCTATTAAACTTAGAATCAAGTGGGCAAGTAGTTCTTTTATACAAAGTGTTCTTGATGAGTTAGAAGAAGAAAAGTTTTTAGTAAAAGAGAGAAGTTTATATAAAAATGCAAATATTAAAGAAGATTTTTCAAAAAATTTAGAAGATATTGTAAGTAAAAGATTGGAAGAAGAAAATTTATCTCCAACGGCTCCATATAATATCTATGATGATTTAGATATTGATAGAAAACTAGGAGATACAATATTAAAGTCTCTTTGTTCAAAAAAACAAGTCTTTAGAATGCAACACAATTTATTTATTCATGCAAATAGTTTAACAAAGATTGTTCAAGAAATGAAAAATATAATAAAAGAAGATGGATATATTGATATAAAAAACTTTAAAGAAAGATACCCTCTAAGTAGAAAATATCTTATTGCATATCTTGATTATCTTGATAACTTTTCACAAATAAAAAAAGTTGATAATAAAAGAGTATTTTTAAGTGAGTTTGTATAA
- a CDS encoding PhoH family protein has product MKEKIYVLDTNIILQNIQNLNRISDNKSNKIVIPETVLLELEDKKKLVNELGFYAREFARLLAKMKIKEVDYKTGYKVVKLFNKEISLDIISKNTYESQIEQAHISESNDKRIIETAALAQEYYKGAQTIFVSLDVYARTFALFKGLKAETLHDDKSTVPTFEFIKYINLDSSLFNSLEQVDIKTIDKNYTNENFSYCFESNDGNKVFALIINEKINLLNESDFKALNVKPVNLKQKLFMKAILSNMYDLLVIDAKAGSGKTLISVVSAMRLIDLGFYDKIVYVRNSIESLDKGADIGYLAGNDEKFRIYNMALSDTLEFIAKKQLRKNENKENKESIESKISELTSKYCIETLWPGEARGRTLNSSIVIMDEWQNSSEKTSQLILSRLDESCMAIVIGSNRQIDNLYLNKYNNGLTSLLKQTSKKHEEINMFAIELDKAVRGKFAEFTERIFEKVKNRV; this is encoded by the coding sequence ATGAAAGAAAAAATATATGTACTAGACACTAATATTATCTTACAAAACATTCAAAATCTAAATAGAATTTCAGATAATAAAAGCAATAAAATTGTAATTCCTGAAACCGTTTTATTAGAACTTGAAGATAAGAAAAAATTAGTTAATGAATTAGGTTTTTATGCAAGAGAGTTTGCTAGATTATTAGCTAAAATGAAAATCAAAGAAGTTGATTATAAAACTGGATATAAAGTAGTAAAGCTTTTCAATAAAGAGATTAGTTTAGATATTATTTCAAAAAATACCTATGAATCACAAATTGAACAAGCACACATAAGTGAAAGCAATGATAAAAGAATCATTGAAACAGCTGCTTTAGCACAAGAATATTACAAAGGAGCACAAACTATTTTTGTCTCACTTGATGTTTATGCTAGAACGTTTGCTCTTTTTAAAGGTTTAAAAGCTGAAACATTACATGATGATAAATCAACAGTTCCCACTTTTGAATTTATTAAATATATAAACTTGGATTCTTCCTTATTTAATAGTTTAGAACAAGTAGATATAAAAACCATTGATAAAAATTACACCAATGAAAACTTTTCTTACTGCTTTGAAAGTAATGATGGAAATAAAGTATTTGCACTTATAATAAATGAAAAAATAAACCTTTTAAATGAGTCTGATTTTAAAGCTTTAAATGTTAAACCTGTAAACTTAAAGCAAAAACTTTTTATGAAGGCTATTTTATCAAATATGTATGATTTGCTTGTGATTGATGCAAAAGCAGGAAGTGGTAAAACATTGATATCAGTAGTATCAGCAATGAGACTAATTGATTTAGGTTTTTATGACAAGATAGTTTATGTAAGAAACTCTATAGAATCCCTAGATAAAGGTGCAGATATAGGATATCTAGCTGGAAATGATGAAAAATTTAGAATATATAATATGGCATTATCAGATACATTAGAGTTTATTGCAAAAAAACAGCTAAGAAAAAATGAGAATAAAGAGAATAAAGAATCAATTGAATCAAAAATAAGTGAACTTACTTCAAAATATTGCATAGAAACATTATGGCCTGGAGAAGCAAGAGGAAGAACTTTAAATAGTTCAATAGTAATCATGGATGAATGGCAAAATTCAAGTGAAAAAACAAGTCAACTAATTTTAAGTAGATTAGATGAATCTTGTATGGCAATAGTCATTGGTTCTAATAGACAAATAGATAATTTATATTTAAATAAATATAATAATGGACTTACATCATTATTAAAACAAACATCAAAAAAACATGAAGAGATAAATATGTTTGCAATAGAATTAGACAAAGCAGTAAGAGGGAAATTCGCAGAATTTACAGAAAGAATTTTTGAAAAAGTAAAAAATAGAGTATAA
- a CDS encoding FeoB-associated Cys-rich membrane protein, whose product MTTEDYIIIGIAIACLFYLYRKTFKKKGDCGCGGGGNCSSKK is encoded by the coding sequence ATGACAACAGAAGATTATATTATTATTGGTATTGCAATTGCTTGCTTATTTTATTTATACAGAAAAACTTTTAAGAAAAAAGGTGATTGTGGTTGTGGCGGTGGAGGAAACTGCTCAAGTAAAAAATAG
- a CDS encoding TRAP transporter large permease: MALLIFSVMLVLLLLGFPMIVPLVAGTFVGFLEIFGDVSKMEFVIQQFLAGIKPASLVAVPMFIFAADIMTRGQSANRLIDMVMKFIGHIKGGLAVSTATACTLFGAVSGSTQATVVAVGSPLRPKMLKSGYKDSFILALIINSSDIAFLIPPSIGMIIYGVISETSIAELFIAGIGPGLLILVLFSIYSVIYAVINDVPTEPKASAAQRLKAVRDALWPLGFPVIIVGGIYGGIFSPTEAASVCVLYALILEGLVFKTMGFKDIFDTAKSTGLITGVVFILVAAGAAFSWVISFAQIPQELLASIGISEMGPKQILFVISLAFFVGCMFVDPIVVILILVPIFAPVVKEVGLDPVLVGTLVTLQVAIGSATPPFGCDIFTAIAVFKRPYLEVIRGTLPFVLILFFVTALLIFFPQIALFLRDLAFK; this comes from the coding sequence ATGGCTTTATTAATTTTTTCAGTTATGTTGGTTCTTCTGCTACTTGGTTTTCCAATGATTGTACCTTTAGTTGCTGGAACTTTTGTTGGATTTTTAGAAATTTTTGGTGATGTTAGTAAAATGGAATTTGTAATACAGCAATTTTTAGCAGGTATTAAACCAGCTTCTTTAGTTGCTGTTCCTATGTTTATTTTTGCAGCTGATATTATGACAAGAGGTCAATCAGCAAATAGATTGATTGATATGGTTATGAAATTTATTGGACATATAAAAGGTGGTTTAGCTGTTAGTACAGCAACAGCATGTACTCTTTTTGGTGCAGTATCAGGTTCAACACAAGCTACAGTTGTAGCTGTTGGTTCTCCTTTACGTCCTAAGATGTTAAAATCTGGATATAAAGACTCATTTATTTTAGCTTTGATTATTAATTCTAGTGATATTGCTTTTTTAATTCCTCCTAGTATTGGGATGATTATTTATGGAGTAATTTCTGAAACTTCAATTGCAGAGTTATTTATTGCAGGAATTGGGCCTGGACTTTTAATACTTGTACTTTTCTCAATTTATAGTGTAATCTATGCTGTTATAAATGATGTTCCAACAGAACCAAAGGCTAGTGCAGCCCAGAGGTTAAAAGCTGTAAGAGATGCTCTTTGGCCACTTGGATTTCCTGTTATTATAGTTGGTGGTATTTATGGTGGTATTTTTAGTCCAACAGAAGCTGCTTCTGTTTGTGTTTTATATGCTTTAATTTTAGAAGGTTTAGTATTTAAAACAATGGGTTTTAAAGATATTTTTGATACTGCAAAATCAACAGGACTTATTACAGGAGTTGTATTTATATTAGTTGCAGCTGGAGCTGCATTTTCATGGGTTATATCATTTGCTCAAATTCCTCAAGAGTTATTAGCTTCAATAGGAATTAGTGAAATGGGACCTAAACAGATTTTATTTGTAATTTCACTTGCATTTTTTGTAGGGTGTATGTTTGTTGATCCTATTGTTGTAATACTAATTCTTGTACCAATTTTTGCACCAGTTGTAAAAGAAGTAGGACTTGACCCTGTTTTAGTTGGTACTTTAGTTACTCTGCAAGTAGCAATAGGTTCTGCAACCCCACCTTTTGGTTGTGATATTTTTACAGCAATTGCTGTATTTAAAAGACCTTATCTTGAAGTTATTAGAGGTACTTTACCTTTTGTATTGATACTGTTTTTTGTAACTGCATTACTTATCTTTTTCCCTCAAATAGCACTTTTTTTAAGAGATTTAGCTTTTAAATAA
- a CDS encoding TRAP transporter small permease: protein MDYYRKASKTFQNLLDLVDNSLSKIESILLGTGVLLMAANTIINVIGRFVFDHSFFFSGELNRILIVLITFAGIGYAARKGRHIRMSALYDALPKKLRKVFMVFITLCTSIIMFGLFYFSLGYIDKLMDSGRILPALQIPVYITYVWVPVGFFVTGVQYFLTTIKNLIQKDDVYLSTEVIDEYYDVD from the coding sequence ATGGATTATTATAGGAAAGCTTCTAAAACCTTTCAAAATCTACTTGATTTAGTAGATAACAGCTTAAGCAAGATAGAATCAATCTTGCTTGGCACAGGTGTTCTTTTAATGGCAGCTAATACGATTATTAATGTTATTGGAAGATTTGTTTTTGACCACAGTTTTTTCTTTAGTGGTGAATTAAATAGAATTTTAATTGTTCTTATTACTTTTGCAGGTATTGGATATGCTGCAAGAAAAGGAAGACATATTAGAATGTCTGCTCTTTACGACGCTTTACCAAAGAAACTTCGAAAAGTGTTTATGGTTTTTATTACACTTTGTACTTCTATTATTATGTTTGGACTTTTTTATTTTTCATTGGGATATATTGATAAACTAATGGATTCAGGAAGAATTTTACCTGCTTTACAAATACCTGTATATATAACATATGTTTGGGTTCCAGTAGGTTTTTTTGTTACGGGCGTTCAATATTTTTTAACAACAATAAAAAATTTGATACAAAAAGACGATGTATATTTATCAACAGAAGTTATTGATGAATATTATGATGTTGATTAA
- the dctP gene encoding TRAP transporter substrate-binding protein DctP, whose protein sequence is MKNKFIKGLLVSSILAVSTQAATWKYAIEESITDVQGVYATKFKEYIEKNSDHKIKIYPYGTLGESVDVMEQAQAGILEFVDQSPGFTGTLIPEAQAFLLPYVFPENSKAIDNFFKNSKAINEMFPKLYAKQGLELLKMFPEGAVSITTQEPFTKPADLNGKKIRVMTSPLLVETYKEFGAVPTPLAWGEVYGSLQTKIIDGQENPMFWIESAKLYEVSEVITDIGHNIFTTAVMANKRFFDSLSKENKKLVKNASEHAFNYILDYQKSIIKKAKEKIKKDKPSIKFVTLTDEQREPFRKGAQKVYKKFVELTGKSGEKILNQMLEDLKEASK, encoded by the coding sequence ATGAAAAACAAGTTTATTAAAGGGCTATTAGTTAGTAGTATCTTAGCCGTATCTACACAAGCTGCTACATGGAAGTATGCTATTGAAGAGAGTATAACTGATGTACAAGGAGTTTATGCAACTAAATTCAAAGAATACATTGAAAAAAATTCTGATCATAAGATCAAAATTTATCCTTATGGAACACTTGGTGAGTCTGTAGATGTAATGGAACAAGCTCAAGCTGGGATTTTGGAATTTGTTGATCAATCACCTGGATTTACAGGAACACTAATTCCAGAAGCACAAGCATTTTTACTTCCTTATGTTTTCCCTGAAAACAGTAAAGCAATTGATAATTTTTTCAAAAATTCAAAAGCTATCAATGAAATGTTTCCTAAGCTTTATGCAAAACAAGGTTTAGAACTTTTAAAAATGTTTCCAGAAGGTGCTGTTTCTATTACAACACAAGAACCTTTTACTAAACCTGCGGATTTAAATGGTAAAAAAATTCGTGTAATGACTTCACCATTATTGGTTGAAACTTATAAAGAGTTTGGAGCTGTTCCAACTCCTTTAGCTTGGGGTGAGGTATATGGTTCACTACAAACAAAGATTATTGATGGGCAAGAAAATCCAATGTTTTGGATTGAATCTGCAAAACTTTATGAAGTATCAGAAGTTATAACTGATATAGGACATAATATCTTTACTACAGCTGTAATGGCAAACAAGAGATTTTTTGATTCACTTTCTAAAGAAAATAAAAAATTAGTTAAAAATGCAAGTGAACATGCATTTAATTATATTTTAGATTATCAAAAAAGTATAATCAAAAAAGCAAAAGAAAAAATCAAAAAAGATAAACCATCAATTAAATTTGTAACTTTAACAGATGAACAAAGAGAACCATTTAGAAAAGGAGCTCAAAAAGTTTATAAAAAATTTGTTGAGTTAACTGGTAAAAGTGGTGAAAAAATATTAAATCAAATGCTTGAAGATTTAAAAGAGGCTTCTAAGTAA
- a CDS encoding cytochrome-c peroxidase yields MKLIKTLSIFALSASVMFASSSLVTKAQNSGIKPIPQSQLELLKLIDDKNDPITDEKVELGKKLYFDPRISKSGIISCNTCHNIGLGGADGVAAAVGHKWTANPHHLNSPTVYNSVFFDAQFWDGRSAHLADQAQGPVQAGPEMASPKGLVEKRINSIPEYVEEFKKAYGDNVKIDFDRITSTIAIFEKVLVTPSKFDDFMNGKSDALSKAEKKGLNTFIDKGCASCHNGIALGGTMQPFETVAKYSFAKAGDFKGDKNGMAKTPTLRNITETAPYFHNGQVWSLSKAVKEMGSTQLGIKISDSEAKEIVTFLKALKGRKPAISYPQLPESTLDTPRPDFN; encoded by the coding sequence ATGAAGTTAATTAAGACTTTAAGTATTTTTGCATTAAGTGCAAGTGTTATGTTTGCAAGTAGTTCTTTAGTAACGAAAGCACAAAATAGTGGTATAAAACCAATACCTCAAAGTCAATTAGAATTATTAAAACTAATTGATGATAAAAATGATCCAATTACTGATGAAAAAGTAGAGTTGGGTAAAAAATTGTATTTTGATCCAAGAATTTCGAAAAGTGGAATTATTTCATGTAATACATGTCATAACATAGGTCTAGGTGGTGCAGATGGTGTTGCTGCTGCAGTTGGTCATAAATGGACTGCAAATCCTCATCACTTAAACTCTCCAACAGTTTATAACTCAGTATTTTTTGATGCACAATTTTGGGATGGAAGAAGTGCACATTTAGCTGATCAAGCTCAAGGTCCAGTTCAAGCAGGTCCTGAAATGGCTTCTCCAAAAGGTTTAGTTGAAAAAAGAATTAATTCAATTCCTGAATACGTAGAAGAGTTTAAAAAAGCATATGGAGATAATGTAAAAATTGATTTTGATAGAATTACATCAACTATTGCAATTTTTGAAAAAGTATTAGTAACTCCTTCAAAATTTGATGATTTTATGAATGGAAAATCAGATGCTTTAAGTAAAGCTGAGAAAAAAGGTTTAAATACATTTATTGATAAAGGTTGTGCTTCTTGTCACAATGGAATTGCTTTAGGTGGAACAATGCAACCATTTGAAACTGTAGCTAAGTATTCATTTGCAAAAGCTGGAGATTTTAAAGGTGATAAAAATGGAATGGCAAAAACTCCTACTTTAAGAAATATTACTGAAACAGCTCCATATTTTCATAATGGACAAGTTTGGTCTTTAAGTAAAGCAGTTAAAGAAATGGGATCTACTCAATTAGGAATTAAAATCTCTGATAGTGAAGCAAAAGAGATTGTAACTTTCTTAAAAGCATTAAAAGGTAGAAAACCTGCAATTAGTTATCCACAATTACCTGAATCAACTCTTGATACTCCAAGACCTGATTTTAACTAA
- a CDS encoding methyl-accepting chemotaxis protein: MKNLSVKLKLSISTIIAVFGLVAITMLMFLAISNVSNINKASQDIEILQSKMLKLRINEKNFLNSLNINFATELLKDYKELVTHSNNLNSLLVSNSISTKQIDKFLESLQKYKTIFEKVVSKQKEIGLNHKDGLYGSLRHTVHKVQKIGDEVGYQTMNVKLLELRRHEKDFMLRKDKSYVDKFNLTIRKLRFVVRSNKTHINKEQKKQIYSSLKKYREDFLALVQAEEIKGLSNNEGLLKDMKDIVLKSEAILKTAVNEVLTQSKEKVNKLKTFAFILASVMIILCLFSSYYIANQVVFNISKFHKGLVGFFNFLNNHQNKSVELIKINSKDEFGSMAKIINENIENTKENIKKESELIADTTSVANMIKQGHLSKKISVSSNNETLNELKDVINQMLENMRQNILTIMNVLGSYRDYDYTKFVDSSKMQGSMEKLAQDVNSVGHTITQMLKDSRKTGVYLENDSNSLTQYVKTLSQISTQQAASLEETAAAIEEVTTNIENTTRQSIKMSKISNETKQAALSGKSMASKTVESMEDINETVTNINEAISVIDQISFQTNILSLNAAVEAATAGEAGKGFAVVAQEVRNLASRSAQAAKEIKELVQNATLKTSDGKTISNEMIKGFEKLELKISETTKLVENVSKTSKEQSEVMVQINSTMSELDVNTQKNAKTAENTNIIAQKTNKLAIKALKATDDKLFEGKDEIVAKNIY; encoded by the coding sequence ATGAAAAATCTTTCTGTTAAATTAAAGCTATCAATATCAACAATAATAGCAGTGTTTGGCCTTGTTGCTATTACTATGTTGATGTTTTTAGCAATTTCAAATGTAAGTAATATTAATAAAGCTTCCCAAGATATAGAAATTCTTCAATCAAAAATGCTAAAACTAAGAATTAATGAGAAAAATTTTTTAAATAGTTTAAATATAAATTTTGCAACAGAATTATTAAAAGATTATAAGGAATTAGTTACTCATTCAAACAATCTTAATAGTTTGCTTGTATCAAATTCAATTAGTACAAAGCAAATTGATAAATTTTTAGAATCATTACAAAAGTATAAAACTATTTTTGAAAAAGTAGTAAGTAAACAAAAAGAGATAGGTTTAAACCATAAAGATGGATTATATGGAAGTTTAAGGCATACAGTTCATAAAGTTCAAAAAATTGGTGATGAGGTGGGTTACCAAACCATGAATGTTAAACTTCTTGAATTACGACGACATGAAAAAGATTTTATGCTAAGAAAAGATAAATCTTATGTAGATAAATTTAATTTAACAATTAGAAAATTAAGATTTGTTGTAAGAAGTAATAAAACACATATTAATAAAGAACAAAAAAAACAAATATATTCAAGCTTAAAAAAATATAGAGAAGATTTTTTAGCATTGGTTCAAGCTGAAGAGATTAAGGGACTTTCAAATAATGAAGGACTTTTAAAAGATATGAAAGATATTGTTTTAAAAAGTGAAGCAATACTTAAAACAGCTGTAAATGAAGTTTTAACTCAATCCAAAGAAAAGGTTAATAAACTTAAAACTTTTGCTTTTATTTTAGCTTCTGTGATGATAATACTTTGTCTTTTTTCTTCTTATTATATTGCTAATCAAGTTGTTTTTAATATTAGCAAATTTCATAAAGGATTAGTTGGATTTTTCAATTTTTTAAATAATCATCAGAATAAAAGCGTTGAACTTATAAAAATTAATTCAAAAGATGAATTTGGAAGTATGGCTAAGATTATTAATGAAAATATTGAAAATACAAAAGAGAATATAAAAAAAGAATCAGAATTAATTGCAGATACTACAAGTGTTGCAAATATGATAAAACAAGGACATTTAAGTAAGAAAATATCTGTTAGTTCAAATAATGAAACATTAAATGAATTAAAAGATGTGATTAATCAAATGTTAGAAAATATGAGACAAAATATTTTAACTATAATGAATGTTCTTGGAAGTTATAGAGATTATGATTATACTAAGTTTGTAGATTCTTCTAAAATGCAAGGAAGTATGGAAAAATTAGCACAAGATGTAAACAGTGTAGGGCATACAATAACTCAAATGTTAAAAGATAGTAGAAAAACTGGAGTTTATTTGGAAAATGATTCTAATTCTTTAACACAATATGTAAAAACATTATCACAAATTTCAACTCAACAAGCTGCAAGTTTAGAAGAAACAGCTGCTGCAATAGAAGAAGTTACTACAAATATCGAAAATACAACAAGACAATCAATTAAAATGTCAAAAATCTCAAATGAAACTAAACAAGCAGCTTTAAGTGGTAAAAGCATGGCATCAAAAACAGTTGAATCCATGGAAGATATAAATGAAACAGTAACTAATATAAATGAAGCCATAAGTGTAATAGATCAAATATCATTTCAAACAAATATACTTTCATTAAATGCAGCAGTAGAAGCTGCAACTGCTGGTGAAGCTGGAAAAGGCTTTGCAGTTGTTGCTCAAGAAGTACGAAACCTAGCTAGTAGAAGTGCACAAGCTGCTAAAGAGATTAAAGAATTAGTTCAAAATGCAACTTTAAAAACAAGTGATGGTAAAACTATTAGTAATGAAATGATTAAAGGTTTTGAAAAACTTGAATTAAAAATATCTGAAACAACAAAATTAGTTGAAAATGTTTCAAAAACATCAAAAGAACAGAGTGAAGTTATGGTTCAAATTAATTCAACAATGTCAGAATTAGATGTAAATACACAAAAAAATGCAAAAACAGCAGAAAATACAAATATTATTGCACAAAAAACAAATAAATTAGCAATCAAAGCATTAAAAGCAACAGATGATAAACTTTTTGAAGGAAAAGATGAAATAGTAGCAAAAAACATTTACTAG